A single window of Papio anubis isolate 15944 chromosome 8, Panubis1.0, whole genome shotgun sequence DNA harbors:
- the ZHX1 gene encoding zinc fingers and homeoboxes protein 1 yields the protein MASRRKSTTPCMVLASEQDPDLELISDLEEGPPVLTPVENTRAESISSDEEVNESVDSDNQQNKKVEGGYECKYCTFQTPDLNMFTFHVDSEHPNVVLNSSYVCVECNFLTKRYDALSEHNLKYHPGEENFKLTMVKRNNQTIFEQTINDLTFDGSFVKEENLEQAEPTEVSSSGISISKTPIMKMMKNKVENKRIAVHHNSVEDVPEEKENEIKPDREEIVENPSSSASESNTSTSIVNRIHPSTASTVVTPAAVLPGLAQVITAVSAQQNSNLIPKVLIPVNSIPTYNAALDNNPLLLNTYNKFPYPTMSEITVLSAQAKYTEEQIKIWFSAQRLKHGVSWTPEEVEEARRKQFNGTVHTVPQTITVIPTHISTGSNGLPSILQTCQIVGQPGLVLTQVAGTNSLPVTAPIALTVAGVPSQNNVQKSQVPAAQPTAETKPATAAVPASQSVKHETALVNPDSFGIRAKKTKEQLAELKVSYLKNQFPHDSEIIRLMKITGLTKGEIKKWFSDTRYNQRNSKSNQCLHLNNDSSTTIIIDSSDETTESPSVGTAQPKQSWNPFPDFTPQKFKEKTAEQLRVLQASFLNSSVLTDEELNRLRAQTKLTRREIDAWFTEKKKSKALKEEKMEIDESNAGSSKEEAGETSPGDESGAPKSGSTGKICKKTPEQLHMLKSAFVRTQWPSPEEYDKLAKESGLARTDIVSWFGDTRYAWKNGNLKWYYYYQSANSSSMNGLSSLRKRGRGRPKGRGRGRPRGRPRGSKRINNWDRGPSLIKFKTGTAILKDYYLKHKFLNEQDLDELVNKSHMGYEQVREWFAERQRRSELGIELFEENEEEDEVIDDQEEDEEETDDSDTWEPPRHVKRKLSKSDD from the coding sequence ATGGCAAGCAGGCGAAAATCAACAACACCTTGCATGGTCCTTGCCAGTGAACAAGATCCAGACCTTGAGTTGATATCAGATTTGGAGGAAGGTCCTCCTGTACTTACACCTGTAGAAAACACCAGAGCAGAGAGTATCTCAAGTGATGAAGAAGTTAATGAATCTGTGGATTCAGAcaatcagcaaaataaaaaagttgaagGTGGATATGAATGTAAATATTGTACTTTTCAAACTCCAGATCTAAATATGTTTACTTTTCATGTGGATTCAGAACATCCCAACGTAGTGCTAAATTCATCCTATGTTTGTGTCGAATGCAATTTTCTTACCAAAAGGTATGATGCACTTTCTGAGCATAATCTGAAATATCACCCAGGAGAAGAGAATTTTAAGTTGACTATGGTGAAACGTAATAACCAGACAATCTTTGAACAAACAATAAATGATCTGACTTTTGATGGTAGTTTTGTTAAAGAGGAGAATTTAGAGCAAGCAGAACCTACAGAAGTTTCTTCTTCAGGAATATCTATCAGTAAAACTCCTATcatgaaaatgatgaaaaataaagtggaaaacaAACGGATTGCAGTTCATCATAACTCAGTTGAGGACGTTcctgaagagaaagagaatgaaatcaaacCAGACCGTGAAGAAATTGTAGAAAAcccaagttcttcagcttctgAATCGAATACAAGTACTTCCATTGTAAACAGAATACATCCAAGTACTGCCAGCACGGTAGTGACACCAGCAGCAGTTCTTCCTGGATTGGCACAGGTGATAACTGCTGTATCTGCTCAGCagaattctaatttgattcccAAAGTCTTAATCCCTGTTAATAGCATTCCCACCTACAATGCTGCATTGGATAACAATCCCCTTTTACTTAACACCTACAACAAATTCCCTTATCCAACAATGTCAGAAATTACAGTTCTTTCTGCTCAAGCAAAATATACAGAGGAACAGATCAAGATATGGTTTTCAGCCCAACGTTTAAAACACGGTGTTAGTTGGACTCCCGAGGAAGTAGAGGAGGCAAGAAGGAAACAATTCAATGGAACAGTGCATACTGTACCTCAGACCATAACTGTTATTCCTACACACATTTCCACAGGGAGTAATGGTTTACCATCTATTTTACAGACATGCCAAAtagttggtcagcctggtctggTCCTTACTCAAGTGGCTGGAACAAACAGCTTGCCAGTTACAGCACCTATAGCCTTGACAGTGGCAGGCGTTCCAAGTCAAAATAATGTACAGAAAAGTCAGGTACCTGCTGCTCAGCCTACTGCAGAAACAAAGCCAGCAACAGCAGCAGTTCCAGCTTCTCAAAGTGTCAAACATGAAACTGCATTGGTAAACCCTGATTCATTTGGCATTCGGGCgaaaaagacaaaagagcaaCTGGCAGAATTAAAAGTTAGCTACCTTAAAAATCAGTTTCCCCATGATTCAGAAATTATCAGACTTATGAAAATAACAGGCCTGACAAAAGGAGAGATTAAAAAATGGTTTAGTGACACAAGGTACAACCAGAGAAATTCAAAGAGTAATCAGTGCTTACATCTCAACAATGATTCCTCTACCACCATTATTATAGACTCCAGTGATGAAACCACGGAATCCCCATCTGTTGGTACTGCACAGCCTAAGCAATCCTGGAATCCTTTTCCTGACTTTACTCcccaaaaatttaaagagaaaactgCAGAGCAGCTTCGTGTCCTTCAGGCAAGTTTTCTCAACAGCTCTGTacttacagatgaagaattaAATAGGTTAAGGGCACAAACCAAACTTACCAGAAGAGAAATCGATGCTTGGTTTACagagaagaagaaatcaaaagctttaaaggaagagaaaatggagatAGATGAAAGTAATGCAGGTAGTTCCAAAGAAGAAGCTGGAGAAACTTCTCCTGGAGATGAATCTGGTGCACCTAAGTCAGGGAGTACAGGCAAGATATGTAAAAAAACACCTGAGCAGCTGCACATGCTTAAGAGTGCATTTGTCCGGACACAGTGGCCATCACCAGAAGAATATGACAAGTTGGCCAAAGAAAGCGGGCTTGCTAGAACAGACATAGTTAGTTGGTTTGGGGACACCCGTTATGCTTGGAAGAATGGAAACTTGAAATGGTACTACTACTATCAGAGCGCCAATTCAAGTAGTATGAATGGTCTGTCTTCCcttaggaaaagagggagagggagacccAAAGGACGGGGAAGAGGAAGACCACGTGGGCGGCCTAGAGGAAGCAAAAGAATTAACAACTGGGACAGGGGACCATCactcataaaatttaaaactggaaCTGCAATACTTAAGGATTATTACCTGAAGCACAAGTTTCTTAATGAGCAAGACCTTGATGAACTTGTTAACAAATCACATATGGGCTATGAGCAGGTCAGAGAGTGGTTTGCAGAAAGACAGAGAAGATCAGAATTAGGTATAGAATTATTTgaggaaaatgaggaggaagatgaagtTATTGATGACCAGGAAGAGGATGAAGAAGAAACAGATGATAGTGACACTTGGGAACCTCCACGACATGTGAAACGGAAGCTTTCTAAATCAGATGACTGA